The Ignavibacteria bacterium genome window below encodes:
- the mtaB gene encoding tRNA (N(6)-L-threonylcarbamoyladenosine(37)-C(2))-methylthiotransferase MtaB, translating into MTKPKVAFHTLGCKLNYTESSEIGKQFLQRGFAFSEIDANNDVIVLNTCSVTERADKEARQWIRRALRHSPNAFVIVTGCYAQLQPEEIASIDGVDVVLGSQEKFHIFQYIDSFQKKTTPQIFVAPISEAHDFGPAFSSDGRERTRAFLKVQDGCDYSCSFCTIPIARGKSRSQSLETTVRQAHQLVAMGYREIVLSGVNVGDYGKKNNTSFLQLLRALESVDGMERIRISSIEPNLLTNDIIDCILSSDTLCNHFHIPMQSGSDTILQNMRRRYRTKDYRNVVEYIRANDSTAGIGVDVIVGFPGETEKHFEDTFTFLVDLPCSYLHVFTYSERPNTLAATFGEVIEPRVRFQRNNMLRIVGTKKRRAFASAFLGTMVDVLIEHTPSAQGFSGYSKNYIRVDVPATENDINTIQRVRIDGVCDEHCIGSRTDGTVQPAIRAPSTVVKTFTPVPL; encoded by the coding sequence ATGACAAAACCCAAAGTTGCATTTCATACACTTGGTTGCAAACTGAACTATACCGAATCCTCGGAAATCGGGAAACAATTTCTTCAACGCGGATTCGCATTCTCCGAAATTGATGCAAACAATGATGTTATTGTTCTGAACACGTGCAGCGTTACCGAACGAGCCGATAAAGAAGCACGTCAATGGATTCGGAGAGCATTGCGGCATTCTCCAAATGCGTTTGTTATCGTTACTGGTTGCTATGCCCAACTGCAACCGGAAGAAATTGCTTCGATTGATGGCGTTGACGTTGTCTTAGGTTCGCAGGAAAAATTTCACATCTTCCAATACATTGATTCATTTCAGAAAAAAACAACGCCACAGATTTTTGTTGCTCCAATTTCCGAAGCGCACGATTTTGGTCCCGCATTCTCTTCCGACGGTCGAGAACGCACACGCGCATTTTTGAAAGTGCAAGACGGGTGCGATTATTCGTGCTCGTTTTGCACTATTCCAATTGCGCGCGGCAAAAGCAGAAGTCAATCTCTTGAAACGACAGTTCGCCAAGCGCACCAACTTGTTGCGATGGGATATCGAGAAATTGTTCTCAGCGGTGTGAATGTTGGCGACTATGGAAAGAAGAACAACACATCGTTTCTTCAACTTCTCCGCGCACTCGAATCTGTTGACGGAATGGAACGTATCCGTATCAGTTCCATCGAACCGAATCTCTTAACCAACGACATTATTGATTGTATTCTCTCTTCGGATACGTTGTGCAATCATTTTCATATCCCAATGCAAAGCGGGAGCGATACAATTCTTCAGAATATGCGCCGTCGCTATCGTACGAAGGATTATCGAAACGTTGTTGAGTATATTCGCGCAAACGATAGCACGGCGGGAATCGGCGTAGATGTTATTGTAGGTTTTCCCGGCGAAACGGAAAAGCATTTCGAGGATACCTTTACTTTTCTCGTTGACCTTCCGTGTTCGTATCTTCACGTGTTCACCTATTCCGAACGTCCGAATACGCTGGCAGCAACGTTTGGAGAAGTCATAGAGCCGCGTGTTCGTTTTCAGAGAAATAACATGCTTCGAATCGTAGGCACAAAAAAACGCCGCGCATTCGCATCGGCATTCTTGGGAACGATGGTTGATGTTCTCATCGAGCATACGCCTTCCGCTCAAGGTTTTTCCGGGTACTCGAAGAATTATATTCGTGTGGATGTTCCCGCAACGGAAAACGACATCAATACGATTCAACGCGTGCGGATTGATGGAGTTTGCGACGAGCATTGTATCGGTTCGCGGACAGACGGAACTGTTCAGCCCGCAATTCGTGCTCCTTCAACCGTTGTTAAAACTTTTACTCCCGTACCGTTATGA
- a CDS encoding 30S ribosomal protein S1 → MTETLQPVADEKKTLLQEVPSTDIPVRRFSKSSSGKLSDIKERTYTSNERNELLGIYNRSFGTIKEAEIAQGKVHSIEPDFVLVDIGFKSEGRIQADEFRKLSELKVGDPIEVFVEKIEDKEGRLILSYKRAEFMRVWKRITDAAEKNNILQGLVIRRIKGGLVLDLLGVEAFLPGSQIDVRPVRDFDAFIGKHLDVRVVKINHPAENVVVSHKILVEEEMAEQRKAILQSLEKGQILEGIVKAVTDFGVFVDLGGVDGLVHITDLSWGRIASPYDVIKLDQKINVVILDFDQEKKRISLGMKQLTPHPWENIEQRYLLRQKVEGRVVSLTDYGAFIEIEKGVEGLIHISEMSWTQHIKHPSQFASLGQTVEAIIVELIKDEKKLALSIKQLEPDPWFKLMEKYPVGSRHQGIVKSLQTFGAFVELEKGVDGLIHISDLSWTKKIRHPGELLKRGQEIDVSILEINIDQRRISLGHKQILENPWDTLESVYSHAEECDGKIVRVIENKGLIVELPMGVDGFVPASHLSQAPINNIADKFQIGDALNMKVLEFDKENKRIVLSVLEYLKMKDQQAIDEYVEKYKLPSITLSEVIATPLPINDLETDIFLDFSPEVVIEEGETLSVQTPEESLTEPTPDFPHQ, encoded by the coding sequence CAAGAAGTACCAAGTACAGATATTCCCGTACGTCGCTTTTCAAAAAGCAGTTCGGGGAAATTAAGCGATATCAAAGAGCGGACATATACGAGCAACGAACGTAACGAGTTATTAGGAATCTACAATCGCTCGTTCGGAACAATAAAAGAAGCCGAAATAGCGCAAGGAAAAGTACATTCCATCGAACCCGATTTCGTTTTAGTTGATATTGGATTCAAATCCGAAGGAAGAATTCAAGCGGATGAGTTCCGTAAACTTTCCGAGTTAAAAGTCGGCGACCCTATCGAAGTCTTTGTCGAAAAAATTGAAGACAAGGAAGGAAGATTAATCTTATCGTATAAACGCGCCGAGTTTATGCGCGTGTGGAAACGTATCACCGATGCGGCAGAAAAAAATAATATACTTCAAGGCTTAGTCATACGAAGAATTAAAGGCGGTCTAGTTCTCGATTTACTTGGTGTAGAAGCGTTTCTTCCCGGTTCACAAATTGATGTACGACCCGTTCGCGATTTCGACGCATTTATCGGAAAACATTTGGATGTGCGAGTTGTTAAAATCAATCATCCCGCCGAAAATGTTGTCGTGAGCCATAAAATTCTTGTCGAAGAAGAAATGGCGGAACAACGCAAAGCAATTCTTCAAAGTTTGGAAAAAGGTCAAATCCTTGAAGGCATTGTCAAAGCGGTTACGGATTTTGGTGTGTTTGTTGACCTTGGGGGTGTTGATGGTCTTGTGCATATCACGGATTTATCGTGGGGAAGAATTGCATCTCCTTACGATGTTATTAAACTTGACCAAAAAATAAACGTTGTCATTCTCGATTTCGACCAAGAGAAGAAACGGATTTCCCTTGGGATGAAACAACTTACCCCGCATCCGTGGGAAAATATTGAACAACGATATCTCTTACGACAAAAAGTAGAAGGACGCGTTGTATCGCTGACGGATTACGGCGCATTTATCGAAATCGAAAAAGGCGTTGAAGGGCTTATCCATATTTCCGAAATGAGTTGGACACAGCATATCAAACATCCTTCGCAATTCGCATCGCTGGGACAAACAGTGGAAGCGATTATTGTTGAACTCATCAAAGATGAAAAGAAACTTGCGTTGAGCATTAAACAATTAGAACCCGATCCATGGTTTAAGTTGATGGAAAAATATCCTGTCGGTTCACGCCACCAAGGAATTGTAAAATCCTTGCAAACATTCGGCGCATTTGTTGAACTTGAAAAAGGCGTGGATGGATTGATTCATATTTCCGATTTATCATGGACGAAAAAGATTCGACATCCCGGAGAACTTCTCAAACGCGGGCAAGAAATTGATGTTTCTATTTTGGAAATCAATATTGACCAGCGCAGAATTTCTCTTGGGCATAAACAAATTTTGGAAAATCCTTGGGATACTCTGGAATCTGTCTATTCTCACGCAGAGGAATGTGATGGGAAAATTGTTCGCGTTATCGAAAACAAAGGTCTCATCGTTGAATTACCGATGGGTGTTGACGGCTTCGTTCCCGCTTCGCATCTTTCACAAGCGCCGATTAATAACATTGCTGACAAATTTCAAATCGGTGATGCACTCAATATGAAAGTGCTGGAGTTCGATAAAGAAAACAAACGCATTGTGCTTTCCGTCTTGGAATATCTCAAGATGAAAGACCAACAAGCGATTGATGAATATGTTGAGAAGTACAAATTGCCTTCGATCACGTTAAGCGAAGTTATTGCTACTCCGCTTCCTATCAACGATTTGGAAACAGATATATTTCTTGATTTCAGCCCCGAAGTTGTGATAGAAGAAGGAGAAACGCTTTCCGTGCAAACACCGGAAGAATCTCTTACTGAACCAACACCGGATTTTCCTCATCAGTAA